The window AACTTGACTAAAAGTTGCATTATCAGATGCAATAGTCAAATCACAAACAACATGTAAAACATGACCCCCTCCAACTGCATATCCATTAACCATAGCAATAACAGGTATAGGAATTTCTCGTATTTTTTTATAAAAATCTAAAATATTTAACCTAGGGATTCCATTATTATCCAAATAACCTCCTAATCCTCTTGTATTTTGATCTCCACCAGAACAAAAAGATTTTTTACCAGATCCTGTAATAATCAATACATCTATATCTTTTCTATTACTACATATATCTATAGCATTTATCATTTCTTTTACTGTTTTCACACGAAAAGCATTATGACACCATGGTCTATTTATTTCTATTTTAGAAATTCCTTCCCAAAATAAAAACAAAATATCTTCATATTCCTTAATTGGAATCCAATTTATTTTTACGATAGAACTCATAATAAAATGAATTAAAAATTGATGTTTATTTTTACAAAATAAAATAAAAAAATTTATTATTATGTTCCGTAACATATTATCAGTATCTATAGGAGTAATAATAAGTATTACTGAAATACTTTTTTCTATTCAATTTATAAAAAGATGGTTTATAAAAATACAATTAATCCCATTAAAAAAATTAAAATATATTTTTGAAAAAGCACCTAATGAATTTTTTTTATTACTAATTTTATTTTATGCTTTTAGTGCTTTATTAGGTGGAATAATAACTGCATTTTTTGCAAAAAATGCAAAAAAAGCTTATGCTATATTAACTGGATTTATTCTATTTTTTATAGCCTTATTTCATATATTTTTATATACATTTCCATTATGGTTTAAAATGATAATACTCACTATTTTTTTACCTTTTTCATATTTAGGAGGAAATATTATAGAATTTTTACAAAGAAAAAAATAGAGAAATTAATAAATAAAAAAATCCAGAAATATAACCAATAAAAGCTATCCAACTAATTTTTTTTAAATACCAAAAAAAATTTATTTTCTCCATTCCCATAGCTGCTAATCCAGCAGCAGATCCTATAAGAAAAATACTTCCTCCTGTTCCAGATACATAAGCTATAAAATGCCATAAATCATGATCTTTTGGATAAGAAAACATAGAAATACTAGCAGCTACTAAAGGAACATTATCTATAATAGAAGAAATTAATCCAAATATAAACGTTGTTATTTTCCATGTATAAACTCTTTCATTCATCCAATGAGATAAATCATATAATATTCCCATAGATTCTAAAGAAGAAACAGAAAGTAAAATTCCAAAAAAAAATAAAATACTGGAAATATCTAATTTTCTAAAAATTTCATCTATAGATAAAATGGATTCTGATTTATATTTTGTATATACTATACAAAGAAGAATTCCTAGAGAAAACATCATTCCCATATATGGTGGGGATCCTGTAATAGTTTTAAAAATAGGAACAAATAACATTAAAAGTAAACCTATTTTTAACATAAAAAAACCATTTTTAATGTTTTCTTTTGAGGTTTTGTTTTTTTTTATATTAATGGATCCATTAAAAATAGGCATATAAGATGCTATAAAGGTAGAAATAAACATACACAAAATAGATGGAATGAATATTTTTTTAAAAAGATGCATTGTGGTTACTTTATTAGAAATCCATAACATTGTAGTGGTGATATCCCCTATTGGAGACCAAACTCCTCCGGCATTAGCAGATATAATAACTATTCCTAAATAATATAAACGTTCTTTATAATTAGAAACTGTTTTTCTTAAAAGAGATATTAAAACTATAGTTGCGGTAAGATTATCTATTATGGCAGATAATAAAAAAGAAACTAAACTTATTTTCCATAAAAATTTCCGTTTTTTTTTTGTATAAAAAAATTCTTTTAAAGCTTCAAATCCAGAATATTTTTCAACAACGGAAATAATAGACATAGCACCAATTAAAAAAAAAACAATTTCAGATGTTTTTCCTAAATGAAGTAATAATAAATATTTAGGATCTTTTTGAACTATGGAATAGTGATCTAAATCATAAACAGGGAAATTGAAAAACATAATTAATGACCAACAAAGAGTCGCCATTAAAATAGATGGAATGACTTTATTTAAAGAAAATAAATTTTCAAAAGTAATAAATAAATATCCTAAAATAAAAACTAAAATAATCATTTATTTTTATTGGAAAAACTTAATTCCATCCTGAATAAGAAGAATATTTTCCCAAAATATTTTCAATACGTAATAATTGATTATATTTTGAAGTTCGTTCAGAACGACAAATAGAACCTATTTTTATTTGTTCTATATTAAATGCAACAGCAAGATCTGCTATAAAAGTATCTTCAGTATCTCCAGAACGATGAGAAATAATATTTTTATACTTATTTTTTTTAGCTAAATGAATTGTTTCAATTGTTTCTGTTAATGTTCCTACTTGATTTACTTTTATAAGAATAGAATTTGCAATTTTTTTTTCTATTCCTTTATTTAATTTATTTACTTGAGTAACAAAAAGATCATCTCCTACTAATTGAATTTGATCTCCTATTTCGTCCGTTAATAATTTCCATCCATCCCAATCATTTTGATCCATTGCATCCTCAATAGATATAATTGGATATCTTTTAATTAAATAAGATAAATAATGAATATGTTCTTCTCTAGTTTTTTTTGAATTTTTTATTTTTTTTTCAAATTTAGAATAATCATATTTATTATTTGAATAAAATTCAGAAGCGGCACAATCTATCGCTATTCCTATTTCATCATAAGGTTCATAATTAGACATATGTATAGCTTCTAATATATGATCTAAAACATCTTCTATTCCATTAAAATTGGGAGAAAATCCACCTTCATCACCAACACTTGTTGATAAACCTTTTTTTTGTAAAAGATTTTTTAGTTGATAAAAAACTTTATGCCCCATTTGTATTGCTTCTAAAAAAGAATTAGCTTTTATAGGAACTATCATAAATTCTTGAAAAATTATAGGAGCATTAGAATGTTTTCCTCCATTAACAATATTTATTAAAGGGGTAGGAAGTTTGTATGTATAAACTCCTCCTATATATTTGTAAAGAGGAATTTTTAATTCATTAGATGCAGCTTTTGCTGTTGCTAATGAAATTCCTAAAATAGCATTAGATCCTAATCTTTTTTTATTAATTGTTCCATCTAATTCTAACATTAATTTATCAATACGAACTTGATCTAAAATTGATTTTCCAATTAATTCAGGAGCAATAATTTTATTAACATTTTGAACAGCTTTAAGCACTCCTTTCCCAAAAAAAATATTTTCTTTATTGTCACGTAATTCAAAGGCTTCATTTTTTCCTTTTGAAGCTCCAGATGGAATAGATGCACGTCCTAATATATTTTTATCTGTTATAACATCTACTTCTATTGTTGGATTTCCTCTTGAATCTAATATTTGTCTAGCTTGAATTTTTTTAATTTTACTCATTATTCATTGTTTTTTTTGTCGACTTTTTTTTTCGACTACGTCTTATAAATTTTATTGTTTTTTTAGATGTATAAATTTCATTAAAATCTACTAATTCAATGAAAGAAAGAGGTGCTTGATCTCCAAAACGAAATCCAGTTTTTATAATTCTAGTATATCCACCAGGACGGATACGTACTTTTTCAAAAATGTTATTAAATAATTCTGATACCGCTATTTTATCTCTTAAATATGAAAAAATATTTCTTCTTGAATGAGTCGTATTTATTTTTGATTTTGTTATAATAGGTTCTATATATTTTTTTAAAACTTTAGCTTTAGCTAAAGTAGTAAAAATTCTTTTTTTTTTAATTAAAGAAGAAGCTAAATTGGAAAGAATAGATTTACGATGTCCATATTTTCTTCCTAAAGGATTATTTTTTCTTCTATGATTCATTATATTTAAATTCTATTCTTTATTTAATTTATATTCTGATATATTCATTCCAAAATATAATTCTTTTTCTTTCATTTTACTTTCTAACTCCTCCAAAGATTTTTTTCCAAAATTTCTCATTTTTAACATATTACTTTTATTACAATTAACTAAATCTGCTATAGTTTTTATAAATGCAGTTTTTAAACAGTTTTTTGTTCGAACAGATAAATCCATATCACTTAATTTAGATTTTAATAATGTTCTCATTCGTAAAAAATCTTCATCATATTTTTTATTTTTTCTAATTTCTTCTTGTTTCTTTTTTCCTATTTTTTCATATGAAAAAATAGAAAAATATTGAATTAATATTTTGGAAGCTTCCATTAAAGCTATTTTTGGACAAATAGATCCATCTGTTTTTATTTCTAATGAAAGATTTTCAAAATCAGTTTTTTGTCCTACACGACAATTTTCTATTGTATATTTTACATTTTTAATAGGGGTATAAATAGAATCTATAGAAATAAATCCAATAATATCATTACTATTTTTTTTATTTTCTTCTGCAGGAAGATAACCTCTTCCTTCCTCAATTGTAAAACTTATTTCTAAAGGAACAGATTCATTTTTGTTGCAAATAATTAAATTTTTGTTTAAAATTTTAAATCCAGAAATGAATTTATTTAAAATTTCTCCTGTTACTTGTTTTTCATGATTAATAGAAACATTAACTGTTTCTTTATGAATTCCTGGAATTTTTCGTTTTAAACGAATTTTTTTAAAATTTAAAATTATTTCTGTAACATCTTCTACTACTCCTTCTATAGTAGAAAATTCATATTTTACTCCTTTAATTCTAATAGAAGTAACGGCAAATCCTTTTAAGGATCCTAATAATACTCTTCTTAACGCATTTCCCAATGTAATTCCATATCCAGGTTCTAATGGTTTTAAATGAAAAATTCCTTTATTATCTGAAAATTCAGACATTGCAATTCTATCAGGTTTTACAAAATCTAGAATAGCCATAATGAATATGTGTTTAAAATTAACTTCTATTTAGAATAAAGTTCAACAATTAATTGTTCTTTAATATTTTCAGGGATTTGTGTTCTTTTTGGAATAATTTTAAATATTCCAAACATATTTTTTTCATCCAAAATTAACCATTCTACCAATGGTAATCCCTTTTTTTTCTGCATAGAATCTAATATTAATGGATGTTTTTTAGATTTTTCTTTTATTCCTATTTTATCTCCTGGTTTTAATCTAAAAGATGGAATATTCACAATATAATCATTTACTACAATATGTCTATGAGAAACAATTTGACGTGCAGAAGAACGAGATGGAGCAAATTTTAATCTAAAAACTATATTATCAAGACGACTTTCACATGCTTGTAATAATAATTCACCTGTAATTCCTTTTTTTCTAGAAGCTTCAACAAATAATCTTTCAAATTGACGTTCTAATATACCATAAGTATACTTTGCTTTTTGTTTTTCTATTAATTGTATAAAATATTCTGAACGTTTTCCTCTTCTACGATTATTTCCATGTTGTCCAGATGGATATTTTCTTCTTTCAAAATACTTATCTTCTCCATAAATACATTCTCCAAATCTTCTAGAAATTTTAGTTTTTGGACCTATATATCTTGCCATATTATGTTAAAATATATTAAACTCTTCTCCTTTTAGGAGGACGACATCCATTATGAGGTAATGGAGTTATATCTTTAATTATTGTTACTACTATTCCAGAATTACTTAATGCTCGTATAGCTGCATCTCTACCTGATCCTGGACCTTTTACTTTTACTTCTACTTTTTTTATTCCTGCATCTAATCCTTTTTTTGCTACATTTTCTGCAGCCATTTGAGCAGCATATGGAGTATTTTTTTTAGATCCTTTAAAATTCATTTTTCCAGCAGAAGACCATGCTATTACTTCACCTTTTTTATTTGTTAAGGTAATAATAATATTATTAAAAGTAGATCTAATATGAGCTTCGCCCAAAGGATCTACAATAACTGATTTTTTTTTACTAGATAATTTTGCCATAAAGATTTTTATTTTGTAACTTTTTTCTTATTTGCTACAGTTTTTTTTCTTCCTTTTCTAGTTCTACAATTATTTTTTGTTTTTTGACCTCTTAATGGCAATCCTTTTCTATGTCTAGTTCCTATATAACAACCTATATCCATTAAACGTTTAATATTAAATTGAATTTCAGATCTTAGTTCTCCTTCAATTTTTATATAATTAGATATATATTTTCGTATCTTACTAAGATCATCATCAGACCATTCTTCTACTTTTTTATTTTCATCTATACCAACAAAGTGTAAAATATTTTTTGATAAACTTTTTCCTATTCCATATAAATAAGTAAGACCAATTACACCTCTTTTATATATTGGAAGATCTATTCCAGAAATTCTAACTGACATAAATAGAAACTAACCTTGTTTTTGTTTAAATCTAGGATTTTTTTTGTTAATAATGCGTAAACGTCCTTTTCTATTAACAATTTTACAATTTACAGTTCTTTTTTTTAAAGAAGCTCTTACTTTCATAATATATATATTTTTAATATCTATAAGTTATTCTTCCTCTTTCTAAATCATAAGAAGACATTTCTAATCTAACTTTATCTCCTGGTAATATTTTTATATAATGCATTCTCATCTTTCCAGATATATGAGCTTTAACAATACAACCATTTTCCAATTCAACACGAAACATTGCATTGGGAGATGATTCAATAATGGTTCCATCTACTTCAATATGCTTTTGTTTAGCCATATATGTTACAAATAATTATAAAATAATAATATACATATAAAAATTATAATTTAGTATATCTATTACTACGATTTTTCATTATCATTAATCCATCATAATGATAATTTAATAAATGAATGTTTACTTGTTGTGAAATGTCTAAAATAACTCCTACCACTATTAATAATGAAGTTCCACCATAAAATAATGAAAAATTTTGAGTAATACCAATTCTAAAAACTATAGATGGTAATATAGCTATGATAGATAATAAAATAGCACCAGGTAATGTAATTTTTGATAATATATTATCTATATATTCAGCAGTTTCTTTTCCAGGTTTAATTTTTGGAATATGTCCTCCATTTCTTTTCAAATCATCAGCCATTTGATTTACTGGAATAGTAATAGCAGTATAAAAAAAAGTAAAAATTATAACCAATATAGAAATAGTTAAATTATACCATAATCCATAAATATCTTGGAAAAGATGAAAAAAATTTTTTATTTTAATATTTTTTATATAATCAGAAAATGTTAATGGAAAAAGCATAATAGCTTGAGAAAATATAATTGGCATAACTCCCGCTGCAGTCATTTTTAATGGAATATATTGATGTTTTCTATGTCTCAATTGAGAATCTAATCCAAAAGATTTATAGTGAGAAACATATTGTATCGGAATTTTTCTAATAGCTTGAATAATTAAAATAGAAAATAAAATTACTAATAACCATAATAAAAATTCTAAAAATAAAATTATTAATCCTCCATTTCCAATTTCTAATTTACTAAAAATTTCCTTACTTATAGCACTTGGAAAACGAGCGATTATTCCGGACATAATAATTACAGAAATTCCATTTCCTATTCCTTTATCTGTAATTTTATCTCCCAACCACATTGTAAATAATGTACCAGAAGTTAGAATAATTATTCCTATAACCCAAAATATACTTTTACCATAAAAAGTATTTATATCAATTAAATAAGTAGTATTGGAAGATACTGAAGTAAATGGAATAAATTGTTGAGTTAAAGAAATAAGATATACAGGGGCTTGTATTAAGCATATTATTACTGTTAACCATCTTGTAATAAAACTAATTTGTTTTCTTCCACTTTCTCCATCTCTCTGTAATCTTTGTAAATAAGGAATAATAATACACATTAATTGTATTATAATAGAAGCAGATATGTAAGGCATAATGCCTAGAGCTAAAACAGAAGCACGATTAAAAGCTCCACCAGTAAAAGAAGATAAAATTTGCATTAATCCTTTAGATCCAGAATGAAATTTTTCCATAAAATCACTAATTCCTAAAGGATTAATTCCTGGAATAGGTATATAAGCACCAAAACGATATACTAATAATAAACTGAAAGTTATTATTATTTTTTTTTTTAATTCTTTGATGGTTAATATATTATGAATATTTTTTAAAAAAATATTCATAATATATTTTTATAAAAAAAAGCTTCTCCTCCTACTTTTTTAATAGAAAATAAAGCTTTTTTACTAAATTTATATGCATATATTTTTAATGGAGAACGAAGTTCTCCTCTACCTAAAATTTTGATTAAATCATTTTTTTTAATCAAATTATTTTTTAAAAAAATTTCTTTATTAAGAATATTTTCTTTTTTAATTCTTCCTTTATCAATATAATTTTGTATAATATCCAAATTAATTCCAATAATTTTTTTTTGTTTTTTTCTAAATCCAAATTTAGGACTTCTTCTTTGAATAGGCATTTGTCCACCTTCAAAACCTATTTTTTTAGAAAAACCAGATCGTGATTTTGCTCCTTTATGTCCTCTTCCACAAGTTCCTCCTTTTCCAGACCCTTGTCCTCTTCCTAATCTTAATTTTTTTTTTCTAGATCCATTATTTGGAGATAGTTCTCCTATTTTTATAAAATTTTTATCCATTATAAACTTCATTAATACTAATTCCTCTTTGTTTTGCTATGATATAAACATCTCTCATTTTGCTTAAAGCTTTAATAGTAGCTTTAATAACATTATGATGATTAGAAGATCCTTTTGATTTTGATAAAACATTTCTTAATCCTACAGCTTCAAGAACAGCTCTTAAAGGACCTCCAGCTATAATTCCAGTACCATTGGAAGCTGGACGAATAAGAATATGTGCTCCTCCATATTTTGCTTCTTGTTCATGAGGAATAGTCCCATTAGAAATACATACTTTACAAATATTTCTTTTAGCTTGTTCTCCTGCTTTATGAATAGCATCTGGTGCTTCTTTAGATTTTCCAAAACCATAACCTACTATTCCATTTTCATTTCCTTTTATTACGATAGCACTAAAACTAAAATACCTTCTTCCTTTGGTTACTTTGCAAACTCTTGTAACACCAACTAATTTTTCTTTTAATTCTAATCCAGTATATTTTATTTTTTTTTCTTTATCAAACATTACTTTTATCTAAAATTTCAATCCAACTTTTCTAATTCCATCAGCTAATGATTTTATTCTACCATGATATAAATATCTACCTTTATCAAATACTAATTTTTTTATTTTTAATTTTTTGGCTCTATTCCCTAATAATTCTCCTACTTCACTAGATAATTCCATTTTTGTTTTTTTATATTTATGAAATATTTTTTCTTTTGAAGAGGAATAAGTTAAAGTTTTTCTAGATATATCATCAATAATTTGTGCATATATTCCTTTATTACTTCTAAAAACAGAAATTCTAAGTCTATTTGGTTCTCCAAAAATTTTTTTCAATCTTTTTTTTTTCATAGTAAAAATTATTTATGCCGATTTTCCTGTTTTTCTACGAACTTCTTCTTTAAAATATCTTACCCCTTTACCTTTATAAGGTTCTGGAGATCTTAAAGATCTAATTTTAGCTGCTATAATTCCCAAAAGTTGTTTATCATGAGATTTTAAAATAATTATAACATTTTTTCCTTTTTCTGATTGTATAGTTATATTAACTTCTTCAGGAAGTTGCATCATAATATTATGAGAAAATCCCAAATTTAGATCCAAAATATTTCCTTCGTAAGAAGCTCTATATCCAATTCCTACTAATTCTAATTTTTTTAAAAATCCATGAGAAACTCCTATAATCATATTATTAATCAAAACACGATATAACCCATGTAAAGATTTACTTTTTTTATCTTTTTTATTTCTAACAATTAACAATTTATTTTCTTTTAAAATAAATTGCAATTTATTAGAAATTTTTAAATTTAAAAATCCCAAATTCCCTTTTACTAATATTTTATTTTCAATTATTTTAACATCCACATTTTCAGGAATAAAAATAGATTTTTTTCCAATTCTAGACATAGAAAAAATTATTTATTAATAGACATAACATAAAATTTCCCCTCCTATTTTTTTTTTTCTAGCTTGTTTATCCGTTATAACACCATTAGAAGTAGAAATAATAGCAATACCTAATCCATTTAATACACGAGGTATGTTTTTATATTTACAATATTTTCTTAATCCTGGTTTACTTATTCTAGTTATTTTTTGAATAACAGAAATTTCTTTTTTATAATATTTTAAAGCTATTTTAATTATTTTTTTTTTAGTTTCTATTTTATATCCTAAAATATATCCATTATTTAATAAAACATTAGCAATTTCTTTTCTTATTTTAGAATAAGAAGCTTCCAAAAGTTTATGCTTTACTAAGCAAGAATTTCTAATTTTAGTTAAAAAATCAGCAATTGTATCCATATAAAATTTATAATTTTTACCAACTAGCTTTTTTTACTCCAGGAATGAGTCCTTGAGAAACTAAACTTCTAAAAATAATTCTAGAAACTCCAAATTTACGCATATATCCTCTACATCTTCCAGTAATAGAACATCTATTTCTTAAACGAACAGGAGATGCATCTCTAGGTAATTTTTGTAGCAATTCATAATCTCCTGATTTTTTAAGTATTTTTCTTTTATTTGCATATTTAAGAACTATTTTTTCTCTCTTTTTTTGTCTTGCTTTAACTGATTCTTTAGCCATTTTTATTTATTTTTTTTTAAAAGGAATTCCAAAAAAAGATAAAAGTTTTTTAGCTTCCCTATCACTTTTAGCAGAAGTAACAAATGTTATATTCATTCCCATATTCTTTTTTATTTTATCAATATTTACTTCAGGATAAATTAATTGTTCTACTATCCCCATATTATAATTTCCACAACCATCAAAACTATTTTCTTTCAAACCATTAAAATCTCTTACTCTAGGTAAGGATACAACAATAAGTCTTTCCAAGAATTCAAACATTTTTATTCTACGTAAAGTAACTTTAACTCCTATAGGCATTCCTTTTCTCAACTTAAATCCAGATTCATCATGTTTAGAATAACAAAAAATAGCTTTTTGTCCTGTAATATCTGTTATTTCTTTTATAGAAAAATCTATAATTTTTTTATCTAAAACAGATATTCCAATTCCTTGATGAATTACTATTTTTTTTAATTTAGGAACCTCCATTACAGAATGATATCCAAATTCTTTTATTAAATCTGAAACTATTTTTTTTTTATAAAATTTTTGTAATCTAGGTTCGTAAATCATTTTTCTTTTTCTTTAACTTTTTTTAAGTTAGATATATGAATAGGAGCTTCTTTTTTTAGTATACCTCCTTTAGGATTTTTTACATTTGGTTTAGTATGTCTTTTAACAATATTATATCCACGAACAATAGCTTTATTTTTTTTAGGAAAAATTTTTATGACGACTCCTTCATTTCCTTTATAATTTCCAGATAAAATCAATACTTTATCTTCTTTTTTGATCATATTATTTTTTTTTACAAAACTTCTTGTGCCAAAGATATAATTTTCATATACTCTTTTTCTCTCAATTCTCTAGCTACTGGCCCAAATACTCTTGTTCCTATCATTTCTCCAGCTGTATTTATTAATACACAAGCATTATCATCAAAACTTATATAAGAACCATCTTTTCTTTTTGTCCTATTTTTTATTCTAATTACCACCGCTTTATATATTTGACCTTTTTTAACAGTATTTCCACCAGATACAGCCATTTTAACAGTAACAACTATAGAATCTCCTAATGAAGCATATCTTTTTTTAGTTCCACCTAAAACTCTAATTACCAAAACCTCTTTAGCACCTGTATTGTCTGAAACTTTACATATAGATTCTTGTTGTAACATAATTATTTAGATTTTTCTAAAATAGAAATTAATCTCCAACATTTTTTTTTACTCATAGGACGAGTTTCCATTATACTTACTTTATCTCCATTTT of the Blattabacterium cuenoti genome contains:
- the menB gene encoding 1,4-dihydroxy-2-naphthoyl-CoA synthase, whose translation is MSSIVKINWIPIKEYEDILFLFWEGISKIEINRPWCHNAFRVKTVKEMINAIDICSNRKDIDVLIITGSGKKSFCSGGDQNTRGLGGYLDNNGIPRLNILDFYKKIREIPIPVIAMVNGYAVGGGHVLHVVCDLTIASDNATFSQVGPKVGSFDGGFGCSYLARHIGQKKTREMWFLCKEYTAKEALNMGLVNKVVNQKELEKKTIEWCKIIQEKSPMSLRMIKRSLNAELDGQHGLMQLAGDATLMFYLMEESEEGKKAFLEKRDPNFKKFPKFL
- the nhaD gene encoding sodium:proton antiporter NhaD, whose translation is MIILVFILGYLFITFENLFSLNKVIPSILMATLCWSLIMFFNFPVYDLDHYSIVQKDPKYLLLLHLGKTSEIVFFLIGAMSIISVVEKYSGFEALKEFFYTKKKRKFLWKISLVSFLLSAIIDNLTATIVLISLLRKTVSNYKERLYYLGIVIISANAGGVWSPIGDITTTMLWISNKVTTMHLFKKIFIPSILCMFISTFIASYMPIFNGSINIKKNKTSKENIKNGFFMLKIGLLLMLFVPIFKTITGSPPYMGMMFSLGILLCIVYTKYKSESILSIDEIFRKLDISSILFFFGILLSVSSLESMGILYDLSHWMNERVYTWKITTFIFGLISSIIDNVPLVAASISMFSYPKDHDLWHFIAYVSGTGGSIFLIGSAAGLAAMGMEKINFFWYLKKISWIAFIGYISGFFYLLISLFFSL
- the eno gene encoding phosphopyruvate hydratase, with translation MSKIKKIQARQILDSRGNPTIEVDVITDKNILGRASIPSGASKGKNEAFELRDNKENIFFGKGVLKAVQNVNKIIAPELIGKSILDQVRIDKLMLELDGTINKKRLGSNAILGISLATAKAASNELKIPLYKYIGGVYTYKLPTPLINIVNGGKHSNAPIIFQEFMIVPIKANSFLEAIQMGHKVFYQLKNLLQKKGLSTSVGDEGGFSPNFNGIEDVLDHILEAIHMSNYEPYDEIGIAIDCAASEFYSNNKYDYSKFEKKIKNSKKTREEHIHYLSYLIKRYPIISIEDAMDQNDWDGWKLLTDEIGDQIQLVGDDLFVTQVNKLNKGIEKKIANSILIKVNQVGTLTETIETIHLAKKNKYKNIISHRSGDTEDTFIADLAVAFNIEQIKIGSICRSERTSKYNQLLRIENILGKYSSYSGWN
- the rplQ gene encoding 50S ribosomal protein L17 — encoded protein: MNHRRKNNPLGRKYGHRKSILSNLASSLIKKKRIFTTLAKAKVLKKYIEPIITKSKINTTHSRRNIFSYLRDKIAVSELFNNIFEKVRIRPGGYTRIIKTGFRFGDQAPLSFIELVDFNEIYTSKKTIKFIRRSRKKKSTKKTMNNE
- a CDS encoding DNA-directed RNA polymerase subunit alpha, whose translation is MAILDFVKPDRIAMSEFSDNKGIFHLKPLEPGYGITLGNALRRVLLGSLKGFAVTSIRIKGVKYEFSTIEGVVEDVTEIILNFKKIRLKRKIPGIHKETVNVSINHEKQVTGEILNKFISGFKILNKNLIICNKNESVPLEISFTIEEGRGYLPAEENKKNSNDIIGFISIDSIYTPIKNVKYTIENCRVGQKTDFENLSLEIKTDGSICPKIALMEASKILIQYFSIFSYEKIGKKKQEEIRKNKKYDEDFLRMRTLLKSKLSDMDLSVRTKNCLKTAFIKTIADLVNCNKSNMLKMRNFGKKSLEELESKMKEKELYFGMNISEYKLNKE
- the rpsD gene encoding 30S ribosomal protein S4 produces the protein MARYIGPKTKISRRFGECIYGEDKYFERRKYPSGQHGNNRRRGKRSEYFIQLIEKQKAKYTYGILERQFERLFVEASRKKGITGELLLQACESRLDNIVFRLKFAPSRSSARQIVSHRHIVVNDYIVNIPSFRLKPGDKIGIKEKSKKHPLILDSMQKKKGLPLVEWLILDEKNMFGIFKIIPKRTQIPENIKEQLIVELYSK
- the rpsK gene encoding 30S ribosomal protein S11 — translated: MAKLSSKKKSVIVDPLGEAHIRSTFNNIIITLTNKKGEVIAWSSAGKMNFKGSKKNTPYAAQMAAENVAKKGLDAGIKKVEVKVKGPGSGRDAAIRALSNSGIVVTIIKDITPLPHNGCRPPKRRRV
- the rpsM gene encoding 30S ribosomal protein S13, which gives rise to MSVRISGIDLPIYKRGVIGLTYLYGIGKSLSKNILHFVGIDENKKVEEWSDDDLSKIRKYISNYIKIEGELRSEIQFNIKRLMDIGCYIGTRHRKGLPLRGQKTKNNCRTRKGRKKTVANKKKVTK
- the rpmJ gene encoding 50S ribosomal protein L36, encoding MKVRASLKKRTVNCKIVNRKGRLRIINKKNPRFKQKQG
- the infA gene encoding translation initiation factor IF-1 is translated as MAKQKHIEVDGTIIESSPNAMFRVELENGCIVKAHISGKMRMHYIKILPGDKVRLEMSSYDLERGRITYRY
- the secY gene encoding preprotein translocase subunit SecY gives rise to the protein MNIFLKNIHNILTIKELKKKIIITFSLLLVYRFGAYIPIPGINPLGISDFMEKFHSGSKGLMQILSSFTGGAFNRASVLALGIMPYISASIIIQLMCIIIPYLQRLQRDGESGRKQISFITRWLTVIICLIQAPVYLISLTQQFIPFTSVSSNTTYLIDINTFYGKSIFWVIGIIILTSGTLFTMWLGDKITDKGIGNGISVIIMSGIIARFPSAISKEIFSKLEIGNGGLIILFLEFLLWLLVILFSILIIQAIRKIPIQYVSHYKSFGLDSQLRHRKHQYIPLKMTAAGVMPIIFSQAIMLFPLTFSDYIKNIKIKNFFHLFQDIYGLWYNLTISILVIIFTFFYTAITIPVNQMADDLKRNGGHIPKIKPGKETAEYIDNILSKITLPGAILLSIIAILPSIVFRIGITQNFSLFYGGTSLLIVVGVILDISQQVNIHLLNYHYDGLMIMKNRSNRYTKL
- the rplO gene encoding 50S ribosomal protein L15, whose translation is MDKNFIKIGELSPNNGSRKKKLRLGRGQGSGKGGTCGRGHKGAKSRSGFSKKIGFEGGQMPIQRRSPKFGFRKKQKKIIGINLDIIQNYIDKGRIKKENILNKEIFLKNNLIKKNDLIKILGRGELRSPLKIYAYKFSKKALFSIKKVGGEAFFYKNIL
- the rpsE gene encoding 30S ribosomal protein S5 yields the protein MFDKEKKIKYTGLELKEKLVGVTRVCKVTKGRRYFSFSAIVIKGNENGIVGYGFGKSKEAPDAIHKAGEQAKRNICKVCISNGTIPHEQEAKYGGAHILIRPASNGTGIIAGGPLRAVLEAVGLRNVLSKSKGSSNHHNVIKATIKALSKMRDVYIIAKQRGISINEVYNG
- the rplR gene encoding 50S ribosomal protein L18; the protein is MKKKRLKKIFGEPNRLRISVFRSNKGIYAQIIDDISRKTLTYSSSKEKIFHKYKKTKMELSSEVGELLGNRAKKLKIKKLVFDKGRYLYHGRIKSLADGIRKVGLKF